The segment acatttgaggtgtccgttgatacactacattcaaagtttcattactaatctacacttactctaaattgacagatgccgtgtagttgatttagttgattgggtctctgcaTAGCTCGAACCTCGAGCAAAGGCATACAGGTGCAACTATTGACATGTGACAGGCTCTGCGAAAATATATGCTACGAGATTTTATCCAACCCTTGCAGATCACACTCCACGTCGCTTTGTATTTGTCGACTGATCATTCAATATGTCCACTCTCAAGGTTCTATTGTTTCCGTAAGGGGGGCCACGGCACGGGTGCTCGAACACACAACATAAGGGGGAGATATTCAGTGAAGCCGCACGATTGCTATCACCCCAGCTACCTGAAACTTGTATAGCTGCATTGTGTGCAGAGGTAGTGAGGACAATCCCCCATTCGGCCCCCAGGAGGCCCAAGACAACCGTCCATCCTGTTGCCTGTTTCTCCACAGTTgcagcaactccaaccaCGACTCTTGAGGTCTGCCAAATAACACTCGACTTCGCCACAGAGGTTCTCGTCAGGAACCCCGGTATGAGATCGCCCTTGAGGGCACATAGACCACCTCTTGGTACGGTTGTTGTATGTCGCAAATTCACAATAGTCTGGCTGGGCGTAAGCTCTGTGGCCGCATCTGTACTGCCTGTAATACCGAGCAGCTCTTGCTTATTTCATCCACTCAGACTTTAAAAAAAAACATCAAAAGGAGGTGGTCTCTCATGCctgatgaagaggaacaATCGTAAGGCTGCGAGCATTGCGGacaccaaagccaaatgGCCCCAGCGTAATGTGTCGGATTTGATGATCCCCACTTGAAGATGGTTTAGTTAGCTTACTCAGCAGAACAGAACTAGTGATTTGGGCAGGGGCCGCTATTTagtccttcaacttcctcctcttcacaTTTCTGGTCCCTTATGGATGACATGCTCCGATTGTCGTATAAATCTCACGTTCGGCTAATGATGTTCTACTGTTTCTTATAGACTCCAGGATGGCTCACCTCACTCAAGGAGAGCAGGGCATCATCGACGCAAATCCTTTGGTGATGCACTCAGCAGCGTATGCGAAGCTTTGCGAGAGGCTGAACGAAACACTCACCGCGAAAACTCTCAGATAGATGACACCGCTGATGTACCAGAACGGCCAAGGCTGTTCGTGGCCGCGATAGGCGAATTATTCTCTATCTTGTCCGCTTCCGATGTGTCACCGCTACTTGCATCAAGAACCGGCAGGGATGCCCTTGGCTCTGATCTCATGGCAGTTCGTCAACGCGTACAGAAAGGAGATTTTGAGTACCAGCTTTTGCGGCCACTATCGCAGCTTGTGATCAAGCAGGCATCAGATGTTGACATATGGACTGCCGTCGTAGCCCTGGTCCTATCGATTTCTCACTCGACTCCGCCGCCGAGCCGCCCGCCGTCTTTCGAAACCCCAATAACCCATTCGTCCGCTTCGCAGCAAGGGTCAGAACAAACGCGACGGAAGATTGAGCCTCGTGTGTTCGAAGAGATTCGCCACTGTACGCACCGTGCGGTCGAAGGATTCCACGAGAAATATTTTGAAGGACACAAATGGAACAGGCGAGCCGAGCGGATTTGGCAGAGCGTCAAGAGTCGCTATAGCGACATTGATAAGAGATGGACACAGTTACCTGACGCGGCCACCGAGGACGAGATATGTATCTGGTTGCTCAACTTCCAGGAAGAGTTGCTAGCAGCCGAACGAGCTGCATATTTCAGAAGCAATGGAAGCAAAAGAGTTGGGGCTGAGGCGACACGGCAACTGGATCTCTTTGTCAAAATGAGAAGAGATGAGGCATCAGATGCGAAGCACGACTGGAGACACGTGTTGGTCGTCGGCGAGCTCAAACAGTCCGACCAGAAAAACAAGAGCCTATGGCTTCAGGTTGGCAGCGCTGTGAGAAACGTGTTCGCTTACCAGCCTACGCGATCATTCGTGCACGCCTTCACTCTGACCGGTACCGAgatggagacatggatcTTTGACCGGTCTGGGCCGTACAGCGGGGCTACGTTTGACATCCACAAGGATCCCGAGAAGTTCATTCGGGTCATGTGTGCatatttgatgatgaagacgaggagctAGGCCTGGACACCTTTACCAAAGCAAAAGACAACAAGTTGTTTGTCACCATACCTGTTGAAACTCGCGGGAAGAAGCGGAAACGTCAGCTGGAACTCGACCCGAATCCGATCGCCCATCAGCGAGCTATTGTCTGCCGTGGCACGTCTTGCTTCCTCGCCAGGGCCACTGGAGCCGCAGAATTTGACAGGGTCGTAAAATACTCTTGGACTTCCAGCATGCGACCGCCGGAGGCTGATCTTCTTAACAAGGCTATCGAACGCGGTGTTAAGGGTCTTGCGAAAGTGGTTGGCTACCACGAAGAAGTCACTAGCATAAGCAAGTTGCGAGAAGGCCTGGTCTTCTCGACTCCGCATAAATTTCGTGGCGTGCCACGCAGTGCCAATACGTCCTTCTCGCAGTCGCAACCCCCACTAAGCCACTCTTTTAGCCAGTTCCCCGGTCTTAGCATTGCCAGCAGCGGACACAGAAAGAGGAAGTCAACGGATTGGTCAAGCAATGCGTCTAAGAGATCCCGGTCGAATAgccagctggccaaggcagaTCACGTAGAAAACGGAGCAACTTACTCCGTCCAAGAACCGCAAGGTACTAGTCTTGTTCACCAAGATCACGATCAGACACCATATGCCAATCGCATCTTTCGCGTATTGGCCATCTCGCCGGCGGGACGGTCCATTAGCCAGTTCAAGGCTGTTATCGAGCTCCTCGAAGGCCTTCGGGACGCCATTAAAGTGCATCAATCACTCTACACGGACGGGAAAATTCTGCACCGAGATATTTCCGAAAACAATATCATTATCACCAACCCGGGGAAtgctgatggcttcaagggcatgctcatcgaccttgacttggccaaggaagaaggcaaaggtcCTAGTGGGGCCCGACATCGGACGGGCACGATGGAATTCATGGCAATTGAAGTTCTTCTAGGAATTTCGCACACGTATCGCCACGATCTCGAAGCATTCTTTTACGTTCTAATATGGCTTTGCGCTCGTCGAGGCTGGTCATTATCGAAAGCGTCAGGTCGGCGCCCGAAAAAAAGCATGCTATCGCGGTGGTATACTGGAGGTTACGAGGACATAGCGCAAAGCAAGCGTGGTGATATGGACAAAAATGGGCTAGAAGTCATTCTGAGAGAATTTCCGGAAGTTTTCGATGGTGTCAAACCTTTGTGCAGGGCAATAAGAGATGTCTTGTTCCCGCATAAGTATGGTCTCTTCACTGGCACTCCACAGGATCCGAATATTCTGTACGATCCAATTATCAAAGCATTTGATGATGCTATAGCAGAAATTGGGCTGGGAGAGGTAAAGACGTGAGGTATCACTCAAATAAGGATGAGCTTGTCTGCATGCAATGGATTAACTAATCCTGATATGGTACCCAAGTTGAGCAGATGCCAATGACTGCAGTAAAGGCTGGCACGAAATTGCGGGGTATCCAATTCTCAAATTTGTATACAAGATTCGCAAACGGCACTGAGACCACTGGTATGTACGGTCGCGGTAAATGGAAATCTTTGTCCTTCGAGCCGCTGATTCGAGAGACCCCCCCTTCATTGAGTGTCAGCTAAAGCTATTGAACCTTGAGATTCAAGGAATATTACTCTAGCCGCGACAGAATAAATGTGACTGGAGAAATTATATTGTTCGTGCTCTTCTGGAAACGTCTGGTGACGGCAATTGTAATGTAGCAGGATTGGTCCACAAGAACTGAAGCTGACTACGTCGGTGCTCGGTTCTCGTCGGCTGAAGAAAACCGAGGCTCTAGTTGCACCATTTAGATGGCCAAAAAGTGCGACAAACCACGGGACTGAAAAGTGACAAGAACTAAGCATATACCGCACTGGTGTGTTCATCCTCATACAAAATCTCCAATTTATTTCGCCATAGCTAAGGTTCAGTCTTTCCCCGTAGGTTAGCAATCAAAAACTTTGATGAAGACAAAGAGGCAATTTCATGATTCTAAGCTTACCACCACCTTGATTCCTACTTGACATTACCACAAGTAGGACATGCTGTCCCCTTTTTAACATATGGACAAGTTTCGCAGTCTTCCGCCATATTTGATGCTGGTCTCGGTAAGTATGAGATTGGAAACAGTGAATCTGGCTATAGAAGTCCCCGATTTCCCCGTCCTGGGTGTAAAGTTGTCGTATCGGTGAATGTCGGTGTTATTTTGGCAGTCAGAACTCATGGATACCCGAGGTATTTATAGTGGCTCCAACAAACTTTTGCCACTGCACAGTCCAATTATAGTTCACATGACAGTGCGGACGTTGATTGGCTGAGAGCTGTCACGGGAACAATGGTTATCGAAATCAAGCGGGTATAAACCCCACGTTTACCCCGTCACTGCCATGAATCCGAGGCTTCGAGAGGCCTCGCCTCGAAGATTGAACATGTCTGGAAAACCCCAATGTGCTTGCTCTGCAATTTTTCTAACGAGCGATGAGTTGGATGCTCACCTTGACGAGCAGAAGGTTAGCCTCTATTTCTTGACAGTCTTTAATTGTACGCACCCGAATCTCTATTCGtacgcacccccccacattcagccacagcaggtCTCCGATAATGCCCCGGTGAAATTTGCTACCAGTGATGCTTCCAGTATTTCCAAATTACCACCGACTCTTCCTAATCCGTTGCAACAGTAATGCTATCGCCAaccttctccttttcctttccctttcccttcGCAAACAATAGTTCTGTTATTTTAtcgtcctcctccacctccaaaGAATAATGCTGTTCAGTTGGATTGTTCCTGTCTCCCTGTccctttgcctgttgacgagtaACTCGAGTTGTGACTGAAGCAGTCTTACTCCGTtttcgccgaggctgttgttggtcttgtaagTCAgctgcgtcttcctcgtcaagagttAACCCTAGCTCGAGTTGAGAGTAGTTTCGACGTGCTGACCTCTGTACGCCGCTTTGTGTTGACGCTTTGggcgcaagttgatgatTAGGAATCGCACGTTCGTTGCCAAAGGGTTCGCCATTCCGTGGCCGACCCTTAGGTATGCCCATTAGAGGACGTTgtacttgaagaagagggtcgtcaatttctcgagatcGTTTGATATaccaaaatggatccaagtcttccttcTTTAGTGCCTCATGTTGACGAGCTAACTCCAAGAGTTTATGcacacaaggcaagccgtaTTGAGCCGTAGTAGAGCCTGTGCAAGTTGGCAAGGGCTTCTTAGAGACCCGGCTTGATTCCATCAGTCTGTGGATCTCGCTAAGCTGGTCTAGAGCCCAACGAGTGACGTTTAgaggcagctggccaagccactctcttccGGAGAACAGGTTCCGAATAGTGGTGTTCgcttgttgtattttgtctttataCAGCTGACGTTTATCTGCTGTCTGACTagctgttgctgcttcaaCTTCAGGGAGGTCGGACCGAAGGGATAGGTGGTATGTCTTTAGAGAATGATGGTTTGACTCGGCTGGTGCTGTCGTAATCAAACCGAAGTTCCGATAATGGCGAGTATAGCAGCAGGCCCACTCTTTCTTCAACGGCAAGTATGTGTCCTTGAGATACTTCAAAATTCGCTCTTGGTGTTCAAAGgtctcttgaagttgccgccatgcttgattgaactcgtcctccgATCTGCTAAATACCATATATCTCCAGAGGAGGTACAGACCAGCCCGAGTATTTAATACTTGTTTGGGAAGAGGACCAAGTTTTATATCCTTTGTGTCTTTAACGTTAGTGTTCCCACGTTCTATCTCTTGGATATCAGCAGTatctgcatcgtcatcatctccatctatTTTAGAGTCGATGGGTTTCTTCCACCATTTCTTGATGGATAAGACCACATTACTGTTAATATGGAAAACGCAAAGCTGAAGTTGCGCGTTGGGGAAGATGTGCCGTGCCGCAGCACGCAACTGATCGTCTTTGTCCGTGATAATAACCTGTGGGGGAGCGATGTTGCCCGCAGTGCTGGATAGACACGctatgaaactgaaactggggtgagtttcagtttcatgAAACCGGACGCTGGTATAGTTTCggtttcatatgaaactgtattCTGGTGCGGATTAAAAAAATGACTTTGTTTCCAGCAGGTGTATGCCATATCTCCTGGCCACCCGAAGACGTTGGTATTGTCTGCTTATCTATAGTACCAAGtccccagcttcaacatcactgTCCGCCCCCTTGTCCATTTCTAAATCTTCCTGCAGTATCCTTACGGCCGCGTCTATATCCTTTGCTACCCTAAACACCCCAGCAAGAAGTGGCCTGTTTTTCCCCTTTGGAATGCTTATCCAGCTCTTAATGCACTCGCATGCCTCTACCATATTCGCAGACATACTGCATCTGTCCCACGTGACCTGCCGTCTCGCGCCCGAGAAGATTCGCTCTGCCTCCGTGGACATCGGTGGGATACAGAATACGTCAATGGCCATGCgggagaggagggggaagTTCGCTTGCTGGGTCGGTTCAAGCCACCACTGTAAGGCCGTTTGTTGCCCAATTCCGGCCTGTGAGCCCTGTGAGAAAGCGTCAACGTCCGTCCATCACACGCTGTAAATTTACTTACATGGATGAAACGATCAAATTCATCCTTCACCTCACACGCTGTGCTGTACaccttcctcctccagcgatcaaactcatcaagctcttgcCCATTCTCCTGTTGCTTCTCTGGGAGCTGGTAGCTTTTGTACTCCTGCGACCAAATCTGCCTTACAGCCTTCACTGCATTGCTAACCCAGGCTGGATTTCTCTTCCACTGCTCACTCAGATAGCTCTTTCGGAGTGCTGGGTGGAGGAGAATCCCGGCCACGTACACGGGGGCTTGTTCGGTAAGCTGGTAATACTTCTCGAACTTCAGCCAAGCAACATGGAAGCGCGCGTAGAAGCGCGGGTTGCTGAAAGCCCGACTTTGAGTCTGTGTGTgaagtgatgatggaggaaatCCATGTGGGACAGAACTTCATCCAGTGTATTCTCTCGGCCTTGACGTACTGAGATCTGGTGAAATACCTGTAAAAAGGCATGGATATCTCTGAGTTCGTTCCAATCGTTGTGGTCCAGTGCGTCTTTCTGTATTTTGGCATGATTTTCTTGGATCCAAAATNNNNNNNNNNNNNNNNNNNNNNNNNNNNNNNNNNNNNNNNNNNNNNNNNNNNNNNNNNNNNNNNNNNNNNNNNNNNNNNNNNNNNNNNNNNNNNNNNNNNCGATGGGACTGTGGGgaagcttctccttgaagaGATCCATTTTATTCAGGAATAATATCAGAGCCGAGTTCGTGAACCAGCGGGCATTGATAATGGACGCCCACAGCATTAGGGCTTCATTCATTTGGTTCTGCAGCACACAGTTAACTCTCCAGGAGCTGACACAGGAGCATCTTTTCAGGATGCCTAACCCCTTCGCTATCCTCTACAAGGGACTGGTCATAGCCATTGATGGcaacaaggaacaaaaggCAGTGGACGTTTTCAAAACAGTGAAGCCATTTTCTGCGTTCTGATCGCTGGCCACCAACGTCAAACATCCGATATGTTAATGGCCCTAGGTCGAAGGCAATCTCTGTAATGCCGGTTGTCTTCAATCGCGAGTAGAGAATGTCCAAGTTGTTTGGGATATATCCATCAGTCCATATACGGTCCAGCTGGCCAATAAAACTGCAACCAAATTGTTAAAAACGTTACTGAAGTCAGAGATCAAATTGTGCTAACTGCGACATACTATGCCAGGTTGTCGTGCAGTGCATACTCATTGCCCTTCGCGATTGCAGCCTTTACGCCGCTGTCATACCACAATCGCTTGATCGACTCGAAGTAATCTTGGGGGAATCTCTCCCTGCGGCTTAGCTCATGCCTCGAGAGGATATGCGTCATGAATCTCTGCAAACATAAACTGTGCTTAGCCTAGGTCTCCATGTATCGATTGCCGCCCCCTCGCGGCTGCGTGTCACAGTTAGGGAGAATACACAAAGATTCacaaggctgccatggcggTTGGAACGTTCGTCTGGTCGTTCTCTGAGTAAAGCCTACCTCGTTGTCAGGATGGTCAAATTGATAATTTAGCTTAGACATAGCCTCGTAGATAGTACGAAAGGACTCGACAATGTTGCGGAAGACGACAGGTCTCCACAAGAGCCTTTCCTGTTCGCTGAAGCCGCCGGAGTGAATCAACTTCATTTGCCTGAGAGTCGTAGACTTTCCAGATTCTCCCGCTCCTATTACATGCGCTAACATGTCACTTCATCTTTCATCGATAACGACCGCAGTACCGGAGCACCACCAAGTCAGTGGATGACGAAGTAGTGTGCAGGGTGCAACAGAAGAACTGACCTAGAAGAAGGATTTTAACTTCTTTGGCTGCGCtagtgatgtggccttgtacagtacgtgtacgtacagtactgtattttagccctagtaccgtacgtacaatggggttgtacagtacagtacatacatacaaatttccccttcctttttgggcaatagtgagccctgcccttgcaccatttttgagcctcaaacctcagattccacctcagtgtcaacacccaatatatcacccgtcgactgtaatacacctcccactcaaaatcctcattggttgaggccatcgcgccgtccatccagaccttcttgccctgcgcattcacaaataactcgagatatgaatcttcgagttctagccagtccttctcctcaagatccgcccagcgctttttTAGGgttagctttggtgggcgccatctttttagcgatac is part of the Pochonia chlamydosporia 170 chromosome Unknown PCv3seq00030, whole genome shotgun sequence genome and harbors:
- a CDS encoding serine/threonine-protein kinase Sgk2 (similar to Metarhizium acridum CQMa 102 XP_007809567.1) — encoded protein: MRPPEADLLNKAIERGVKGLAKVVGYHEEVTSISKLREGLVFSTPHKFRGVPRSANTSFSQSQPPLSHSFSQFPGLSIASSGHRKRKSTDWSSNASKRSRSNSQLAKADHVENGATYSVQEPQGTSLVHQDHDQTPYANRIFRVLAISPAGRSISQFKAVIELLEGLRDAIKVHQSLYTDGKILHRDISENNIIITNPGNADGFKGMLIDLDLAKEEGKGPSGARHRTGTMEFMAIEVLLGISHTYRHDLEAFFYVLIWLCARRGWSLSKASGRRPKKSMLSRWYTGGYEDIAQSKRGDMDKNGLEVILREFPEVFDGVKPLCRAIRDVLFPHKYGLFTGTPQDPNILYDPIIKAFDDAIAEIGLGEVKT